A window of Fundulus heteroclitus isolate FHET01 chromosome 15, MU-UCD_Fhet_4.1, whole genome shotgun sequence contains these coding sequences:
- the si:ch211-203k16.3 gene encoding fibrinogen-like protein A: protein MGLTSFSLLSWSVGFTLCFLLLPEAEADNLNTSTSSNGGGSQCGEYTNQLLEDGMCRLVATLPQLDERRCPDMFRCSDEVSYWLHENEERKHQVVALKETISELQEELRNHRHRIKVLELQSEEKLHLNISLEQRFHELEVHYAEASSLLHLQGTLILDLQNQLHNLTLLMDKVRRSSDCSINVVRPNHLQNTQEALHPEIQHVGNCPIDCASIYYNGVRRSGLYTVVPLLASMPVEVYCDMDTDGGGWTVIQRRVDGSVSFDRSWRDYRDGFGDLHSEFWLGNNHIHELSTQGDYSLRIDLEDWSIQHKHALYQSFSVEDEEHQYRLHVSGFSGTVQDSFGWYHDKQHFSTPDTGNICAEISHGGWWYNQCFYANLNGVYYRGGHYNPKGRGSLGPDGIVWYSWKDSDYYSLRKVSMMIRPRSFHTRSSP from the exons ATGGGTTTGACCTCATTCAGCCTCCTCAGCTGGAGCGTGGGCTTCACCCTCTGCTTCCTGTTGCTCCCGGAGGCCGAAGCAGACAACCTGAACACTTCCACTTCAAGCAACGGTGGAGGATCACAGTGTGGGGAGTACACAAACCAG CTGTTGGAGGATGGGATGTGCCGGCTGGTGGCCACGTTGCCTCAACTGGACGAGAGAAGGTGCCCGGATATGTTTCGCTGCTCCGACGAGGTTTCCTACTGGTTGCACGAGAACGAGGAGAGGAAGCATCAGGTCGTCGCCCTGAAGGAGACCATCTCCGAGCTGCAGGAGGAACTCAGGAACCACCGGCATCGCATTAAAGTCCTCGAGCTGCAG AGCGAAGAAAAGCTCCACCTGAACATCTCGTTGGAGCAGCGTTTCCATGAGCTGGAGGTGCATTATGCTGAAGCCAGCTCTCTGCTGCATCTGCAGGGCACCCTGATCCTAGACCTTCAG AATCAGCTGCATAATCTGACTCTCTTAATGGACAAAGTCAGAAGAAGCTCTGACTGTTCCATCAACGTCGTCCGGCCCAATCATTTACAGAACACCCAAGAAGCCCTGCacccag AGATCCAGCATGTGGGGAACTGTCCCATAGACTGTGCCTCCATCTACTACAACGGTGTGAGGAGATCAGGTCTCTACACTGTGGTGCCATTACTGGCAAGCATGCCTGTGGAGGTTTACTGTGACATGGACACGGACG GTGGTGGCTGGACTGTGATCCAGCGGCGAGTTGATGGCTCTGTGAGCTTTGACCGCAGCTGGAGGGATTACAGGGATGGATTTGGTGACCTGCACTCGGAGTTCTGGTTGGGCAACAACCACATCCATGAGCTGAGCACCCAGGGAGACTACAGCCTCCGCATCGACCTGGAAGACTGGAGCATCCAGCACAAACATGCCCTCTATCAGAGCTTCAG TGTGGAGGACGAGGAGCATCAGTACCGTCTTCACGTGTCAGGTTTCAGTGGCACCGTGCAGGACTCCTTCGGCTGGTACCACGACAAGCAGCACTTCAGCACTCCGGACACCGGCAACATCTGCGCCGAGATCTCTCACGGCGGCTGGTGGTACAACCAGTGCTTCTACGCCAACCTCAACGGAGTCTACTACAGG GGAGGCCATTACAATCCGAAAGGGCGCGGCTCACTGGGTCCTGATGGGATAGTCTGGTACTCCTGGAAAGACTCGGATTATTACTCTCTGCGCAAAGTCAGCATGATGATCCGACCGCGCAGCTTCCACACACGCTCGTCGCCCTGA